The Syngnathus typhle isolate RoL2023-S1 ecotype Sweden linkage group LG1, RoL_Styp_1.0, whole genome shotgun sequence genome includes a window with the following:
- the htr2cl1 gene encoding 5-hydroxytryptamine (serotonin) receptor 2C, G protein-coupled-like 1, translating to MGSLATAPLGGFGTTAAASPEVAGRTCWPGNGSPELNESLGTVVAMSAGVDNLTLEGVTSSAMKEKNWPALLILVIIALTVGGNILVILAVSLEKKLQNATNFFLRSLAVADMLVGILVMPISLINILYDYAWPLPSALCPIWIYLDVLFSTASIMHLCAISLDRYVAIRNPIEHSRFNSRTKAMMKIAAVWTISIGVSMPIPVIGLHNEDKVFVNGSCVLNEERFILIGSFVAFFIPLVIMVVTYGLTIQVLQRQATVFLCEAKTSSQQPLQPSASEIHAQASPEAPELKPASEPGILLSVSTSESVNILPGSEATSQLSSPAAGPGRSDGSGCHGRRGMMQAIKNERRASKVLGIVFFLFLVMWCPFFITNVTLVLCGTSCGESLLHEMLNVFVWVGYISSGVNPLVYTLFNKTYRRAFSSYIRCRYNMGANANVVGAGQVFKNPLMAAPPSSSHAVTPLLVHAHRKPSAERGNCRNGGQPPPDSEDATDDGTQTAGGVVPSLSLCHDVGGAFSETEAETEEQELSLVSCSPASTVHTSSV from the exons ATGGGCAGCCTGGCGACGGCTCCCCTCGGCGGCTTCGGgaccaccgccgccgcctccccgGAAGTCGCGGGCCGGACGTGCTGGCCGGGTAATGGCTCACCAGAGCTCAACGAGAGCCTCGGCACGGTGGTGGCTATGAGTGCCGGCGTGGACAACTtgacgttggagggggtcacgAGCTCGGCCATGAAGGAGAAGAACTGGCCGGCGTTGCTCATCCTGGTGATCATCGCGCTGACCGTCGGCGGCAATATCCTGGTCATCCTGGCCGTCTCACTGGAGAAGAAGCTTCAAAACGCCACCAATTTCTTCTTGAGGTCTCTGGCGGTGGCCGACATGCTGGTGGGCATCCTGGTCATGCCCATCTCACTCATCAACATCCTGTACG ATTACGCTTGGCCCCTGCCCAGCGCATTGTGTCCCATCTGGATCTACCTGGACGTCCTGTTCTCCACCGCCTCCATCATGCACCTGTGCGCCATCTCGCTGGACCGCTACGTAGCTATCCGCAATCCCATCGAGCACAGCCGATTCAACTCCAGGACCAAAGCCATGATGAAGATTGCCGCCGTCTGGACAATATCCATAG GCGTCTCCATGCCCATCCCGGTGATCGGCCTCCACAACGAGGACAAGGTCTTTGTCAACGGCAGCTGCGTGCTCAACGAGGAGCGCTTCATACTGATCGGCTCCTTTGTGGCCTTCTTCATCCCGCTGGTCATCATGGTGGTGACGTACGGCCTCACCATTCAAGTGCTGCAGAGACAGGCCACTGTTTTCCTGTGCGAGGCCAAGACGTCCTCCCAGCAGCCTTTGCAGCCCTCCGCCTCGGAGATCCACGCGCAAGCCTCGCCCGAAGCACCAG AGCTCAAGCCGGCGTCTGAGCCCGGTATCCTCCTCAGCGTCTCCACGTCGGAAAGCGTTAACATCCTTCCGGGGTCAGAGGCCACGTCGCAGCTCAGCTCGCCGGCCGCCGGGCCCGGACGGAGCGATGGCAGCGGTTGCCACGGGCGACGGGGGATGATGCAAGCCATCAAGAACGAGAGGCGGGCCTCCAAG GTGTTGGGAAttgtcttcttcctcttccttgtAATGTGGTGTCCCTTTTTCATCACCAACGTCACCCTGGTGCTGTGCGGCACCTCCTGCGGCGAGTCTCTGCTTCACGAGATGCTCAACGTCTTCGTGTGGGTGGGCTACATCTCGTCGGGGGTCAACCCGCTCGTGTACACGCTCTTCAACAAGACCTACAGGAGAGCCTTCTCCAGCTACATCCGCTGTCGCTACAACATGGGTGCCAATGCCAACGTTGTCGGGGCCGGCCAGGTCTTCAAGAACCCACTTATGGCGGCGCCGCCGTCATCCTCGCATGCCGTCACGCCGCTCCTAGTGCACGCCCACAGGAAGCCGAGCGCCGAACGGGGTAACTGTCGAAACGGCGGTCAGCCGCCACCTGACTCGGAGGACGCCACGGACGACGGGACACAAACGGCGGGAGGCGTGGTGCCGAGCCTCTCCCTGTGCCACGACGTTGGCGGGGCCTTTTCCGAAACCGAAGCTGAAACAGAGGAACAGGAGCTGTCGCTCGTTAGCTGCAGCCCCGCCTCCACGGTCCACACAAGCAGCGTGTGA